The Vicia villosa cultivar HV-30 ecotype Madison, WI linkage group LG1, Vvil1.0, whole genome shotgun sequence genome includes a region encoding these proteins:
- the LOC131651170 gene encoding uncharacterized protein LOC131651170 → MYKDIRGDRGDICWKKLVHSNHARPRACFILWLVMLGRLPTKDRLAKIGIVTDGCCVFCPDSETLPHLFFQCEYTKRIWEQILVWNGYSRPVLEWDREKAWLISETGKKGWRRDILKISVTETIYYIWITRNAAIFQTQIPINVVQNIKQAVVTRCKGRKILRGHVNIELMKIG, encoded by the coding sequence ATGTATAAGGATATTAGGGGAGACCGAGGTGATATTTGTTGGAAGAAATTGGTTCATAGCAACCATGCTCGACCAAGGGCCTGTTTCATACTGTGGTTGGTCATGCTAGGAAGGCTCCCTACGAAAGACAGACTTGCGAAGATTGGTATCGTCACGGATGGATGTTGTGTGTTCTGCCCAGATAGCGAAACCTTGCCTCATCTCTTTTTTCAATGTGAGTATACTAAGCGGATATGGGAGCAAATCTTGGTGTGGAATGGATACTCTAGACCAGTGCTGGAATGGGACAGAGAAAAAGCCTGGCTCATTAGTGAAACGGGAAAAAAGGGATGGCGTAGAGATATTCTGAAGATTTCGGTTACGGAAACAATATACTATATCTGGATAACTCGGAATGCTGCTATATTCCAAACTCAGATTCCTATCAATGTGGTCCAAAATATTAAACAGGCAGTGGTTACTAGATGTAAAGGTCGGAAAATTCTGCGTGGTCATGTGAACATAGAACTGATGAAGATTGGCTAG